One region of Oncorhynchus nerka isolate Pitt River linkage group LG22, Oner_Uvic_2.0, whole genome shotgun sequence genomic DNA includes:
- the sema4d gene encoding semaphorin-4D isoform X1 — protein sequence MNQYSLVEAMTDKGNFTVPKLLPESNMVFGVLGVFLGLLLEVSTHGPHSIPRTSWKHEELKLVEFSEPGIFNYSTLLLSEDKDVLYVGAREAIFELRMTNVSIKNNKVQWKVPENHMTMCIVKGKSKETDCLNYIRVLQVLDDKRLYVCGTHAFQPICHYLSLKDFSLEGPPEDGRGKCSFDPSQSFTTVMVDGELYSGTSYNFLGSEPIISRYSLSQSLLRTEYSTSWLNEPSFVFADVIREGKNSADGEDDKIYYFFTEVSVEYEFFGKLLIPRIARVCKGDLGGQRTLQKKWTSFLKAKLVCSMPELNFVFNVVNDVFILKTADWRETVIYGVFTSQWGNVGLSAVCAYDMLSVENVFSKGKYMQKATVEQSHTKWVRYNGITPTPRPGACINNHHRLQNISSSLHLPDKTLQFVKDHPLLEDPVLPIGNGPKLITKDVSYTQIAVERVQALDNNVYDVIFTGTDKGLLHKSVVYDGLVHTVEEIQLLHKSEPIKTLLLSSQGTRSLYAGSDSGVVQSPTAFCDKYPSCSDCILTRDPYCAWDPDSSTCVNIFHTQGLTHRNLIQSLNGDADKCPSAPGLSVENYQRVTVKPGSSAELPCLVQSNLAVVVWKQNSSTMTEASKFHLVGETGLLIYSVAPEDHGLYECWSLEWAPVAGKNFSRLLAGYVLDLDVPRRPSPRGHPPQTASTLSSAHPHHQSTAATEAASSAVPPLSPVDTSSSLSTSGSSPSLPPSSTSSEGLGVCLLPPSLQDQAWGVQAQEAFLLFCLALGPSDLQIHWQVNGAHLETPITEYRHSLVRGDPHGEVLVSSWVRERALVKDSSYQCVAASSAGNDTSKVDLNILSRDEDSIPSRDMSQWRSALSEHDKLLKRWKRAWESCEGQGAL from the exons AGCTCAAGTTGGTGGAGTTTTCTGAGCCCGGCATCTTTAACTATTCCACTCTGTTGTTGAGTGAGGATAAGGATGTGCTGTACGTGGGAGCGAGGGAGGCCATCTTTGAACTCCGCATGACCAATGTGTCAATCAAGAACAACAAG GTTCAATGGAAGGTCCCGGAAAACCACATGACGATGTGCATCGTAAAAGGAAAATCTAAAGAG ACAGACTGTCTAAACTACATCCGGGTGTTACAAGTGTTGGACGACAAGCGACTGTATGTCTGTGGGACACATGCCTTTCAGCCCATCTGTCACTACCTA TCCCTAAAGGATTTCAGTCTGGAGGGTCCACCGGAGGACGGGAGAGGGAAATGTTCCTTTGACCCATCTCAGAGCTTCACAACGGTCATGGTTG ATGGAGAACTTTACTCTGGAACGTCATATAACTTCTTAGGAAGTGAGCCGATCATCTCCAGATATTCTCTTTCACAGAGTCTGTTGCGGACAGAGTATTCAACATCTTGGCTGAACG AACCCAGTTTTGTTTTTGCTGATGTCATCAGAGAGGGGAAGAACAGTGCAGATGGCGAGGACGATAAGATCTACTACTTCTTCACTGAGGTGTCTGTGGAGTACGAGTTCTTTGGCAAGCTGCTCATCCCCAGGATAGCACGCGTCTGTAAG GGTGATCTGGGGGGCCAACGGACGCTACAGAAGAAATGGACCAGTTTCCTGAAGGCCAAGCTGGTGTGTTCCATGCCAGAGCTCAACTTCGTGTTCAACGTGGTTAATGACGTGTTCATACTGAAGACTGctgactggagagagactgtCATCTACGGAGTGTTCACATCCCAGTG GGGAAACGTAGGCCTGTCTGCAGTGTGTGCCTACGACATGTTGTCAGTAGAAAATGTGTTCTCCAAGGGGAAATACATGCAGAAAGCCACAGTGGAACAGTCTCACACCAAGTGGGTGAGGTACAACGGGATCACCCCCACCCCTCGCCCAGGAGCT TGCATCAACAACCACCACCGTCTCCAGAACATCAGCAGCTCTCTCCACTTGCCTGACAAGACCCTGCAGTTTGTTAAGGACCATCCCTTACTGGAAGACCCTGTCCTTCCCATTGGCAACGGGCCCAAACTCATCACCAAGGACGTCAGCTACACCCAGATTGCTGTGGAGAGGGTGCAGGCGCTGGACAACAACGTATATGACGTCATATTTACTGGGACCG ATAAAGGTCTTCTGCATAAATCTGTGGTGTATGACGGGCTGGTCCATACAGTGGAAGAGATTCAGCTTCTCCACAAATCTGAGCCTATCAAGACCTTGCTTCTGTCATCACAAGGG ACGAGGTCCCTGTACGCTGGCTCGGACTCGGGCGTGGTGCAGTCTCCTACTGCGTTCTGTGACAAGTACCCATCCTGTTCAGACTGTATCTTGACCCGGGACCCTTACTGTGCCTGGGACCCAGACTCTTCCACCTGTGTCAACATCTTCCACACCCAGGGCCTCACACACCG GAACTTGATCCAGAGCCTTAACGGTGATGCAGACAAGTGTCCCTCAG cgCCAGGGCTCTCTGTGGAGAACTACCAGAGGGTGACAGTTAAACCAGGGAGCTCGGCTGAGCTGCCATGCCTGGTTCAGTCCAACCTGGCCGTGGTGGTCTGGAAGCAGAACAGCAGCACCATGACCGAGGCCTCCAAGTTCCACCTGGTGGGTGAGACGGGTCTGCTCATTTACAGCGTGGCCCCAGAGGACCACGGCCTGTACGAGTGCTGGTCACTGGAGTGGGCCCCTGTTGCAGGGAAGAACTTCAGCCGCCTCCTGGCTGGGTATGTCCTAGACCTGGATGTCCCCAGGAGGCCTTCACCACGAGGCCACCCCCCTCAGACCGCCAGCACCCTCAGCTCCGCTCACCCCCACCACCAGTCCACCGCTGCCACTGAAG ccGCCTcctctgctgttcctcctctctctcctgttgacaCTTCCTCATCCCTGTCCACCTCGGGAAgtagtccctctctccctccttcctccacctcctctgagGGGTTAGGGGTGTGCCTGCTGCCCCCATCCCTTCAAGACCAGGCTTGGGGGGTTCAGGCTCAGGAGGCCTTCCTGCTCTTCTGTCTGGCCTTGG GTCCCAGTGATCTCCAAATTCACTGGCAGGTGAACGGGGCCCACCTGGAGACGCCCATCACAGAGTACCGCCACTCCTTGGTCCGGGGGGACCCCCATGGAGAGGTGCTGGTGAGCagctgggtgagagagagggcccTGGTCAAGGACTCCAGCTACCAATGTGTCGCTGCGTCCAGCGCAGGAAATGACACATCTAAAGTGGACCTCAACATCCTCAGTAGAG ATGAAGACAGTATTCCATCCAGAGATATGAGCCAATGGAGGAGTGCCCTCTCAGAACACGACAAACTGCTAAAGAGGTGGAAAAGAGCATGG GAAAGCTGTGAGGGTCAAGGTGCTCTCTGA
- the sema4d gene encoding semaphorin-4D isoform X3 — MNQYSLVEAMTDKGNFTVPKLLPESNMVFGVLGVFLGLLLEVSTHGPHSIPRTSWKHEELKLVEFSEPGIFNYSTLLLSEDKDVLYVGAREAIFELRMTNVSIKNNKVQWKVPENHMTMCIVKGKSKETDCLNYIRVLQVLDDKRLYVCGTHAFQPICHYLSLKDFSLEGPPEDGRGKCSFDPSQSFTTVMVDGELYSGTSYNFLGSEPIISRYSLSQSLLRTEYSTSWLNEPSFVFADVIREGKNSADGEDDKIYYFFTEVSVEYEFFGKLLIPRIARVCKGDLGGQRTLQKKWTSFLKAKLVCSMPELNFVFNVVNDVFILKTADWRETVIYGVFTSQWGNVGLSAVCAYDMLSVENVFSKGKYMQKATVEQSHTKWVRYNGITPTPRPGACINNHHRLQNISSSLHLPDKTLQFVKDHPLLEDPVLPIGNGPKLITKDVSYTQIAVERVQALDNNVYDVIFTGTDKGLLHKSVVYDGLVHTVEEIQLLHKSEPIKTLLLSSQGTRSLYAGSDSGVVQSPTAFCDKYPSCSDCILTRDPYCAWDPDSSTCVNIFHTQGLTHRNLIQSLNGDADKCPSAPGLSVENYQRVTVKPGSSAELPCLVQSNLAVVVWKQNSSTMTEASKFHLVGETGLLIYSVAPEDHGLYECWSLEWAPVAGKNFSRLLAGYVLDLDVPRRPSPRGHPPQTASTLSSAHPHHQSTAATEGPSDLQIHWQVNGAHLETPITEYRHSLVRGDPHGEVLVSSWVRERALVKDSSYQCVAASSAGNDTSKVDLNILSRDEDSIPSRDMSQWRSALSEHDKLLKRWKRAWESCEGQGAL, encoded by the exons AGCTCAAGTTGGTGGAGTTTTCTGAGCCCGGCATCTTTAACTATTCCACTCTGTTGTTGAGTGAGGATAAGGATGTGCTGTACGTGGGAGCGAGGGAGGCCATCTTTGAACTCCGCATGACCAATGTGTCAATCAAGAACAACAAG GTTCAATGGAAGGTCCCGGAAAACCACATGACGATGTGCATCGTAAAAGGAAAATCTAAAGAG ACAGACTGTCTAAACTACATCCGGGTGTTACAAGTGTTGGACGACAAGCGACTGTATGTCTGTGGGACACATGCCTTTCAGCCCATCTGTCACTACCTA TCCCTAAAGGATTTCAGTCTGGAGGGTCCACCGGAGGACGGGAGAGGGAAATGTTCCTTTGACCCATCTCAGAGCTTCACAACGGTCATGGTTG ATGGAGAACTTTACTCTGGAACGTCATATAACTTCTTAGGAAGTGAGCCGATCATCTCCAGATATTCTCTTTCACAGAGTCTGTTGCGGACAGAGTATTCAACATCTTGGCTGAACG AACCCAGTTTTGTTTTTGCTGATGTCATCAGAGAGGGGAAGAACAGTGCAGATGGCGAGGACGATAAGATCTACTACTTCTTCACTGAGGTGTCTGTGGAGTACGAGTTCTTTGGCAAGCTGCTCATCCCCAGGATAGCACGCGTCTGTAAG GGTGATCTGGGGGGCCAACGGACGCTACAGAAGAAATGGACCAGTTTCCTGAAGGCCAAGCTGGTGTGTTCCATGCCAGAGCTCAACTTCGTGTTCAACGTGGTTAATGACGTGTTCATACTGAAGACTGctgactggagagagactgtCATCTACGGAGTGTTCACATCCCAGTG GGGAAACGTAGGCCTGTCTGCAGTGTGTGCCTACGACATGTTGTCAGTAGAAAATGTGTTCTCCAAGGGGAAATACATGCAGAAAGCCACAGTGGAACAGTCTCACACCAAGTGGGTGAGGTACAACGGGATCACCCCCACCCCTCGCCCAGGAGCT TGCATCAACAACCACCACCGTCTCCAGAACATCAGCAGCTCTCTCCACTTGCCTGACAAGACCCTGCAGTTTGTTAAGGACCATCCCTTACTGGAAGACCCTGTCCTTCCCATTGGCAACGGGCCCAAACTCATCACCAAGGACGTCAGCTACACCCAGATTGCTGTGGAGAGGGTGCAGGCGCTGGACAACAACGTATATGACGTCATATTTACTGGGACCG ATAAAGGTCTTCTGCATAAATCTGTGGTGTATGACGGGCTGGTCCATACAGTGGAAGAGATTCAGCTTCTCCACAAATCTGAGCCTATCAAGACCTTGCTTCTGTCATCACAAGGG ACGAGGTCCCTGTACGCTGGCTCGGACTCGGGCGTGGTGCAGTCTCCTACTGCGTTCTGTGACAAGTACCCATCCTGTTCAGACTGTATCTTGACCCGGGACCCTTACTGTGCCTGGGACCCAGACTCTTCCACCTGTGTCAACATCTTCCACACCCAGGGCCTCACACACCG GAACTTGATCCAGAGCCTTAACGGTGATGCAGACAAGTGTCCCTCAG cgCCAGGGCTCTCTGTGGAGAACTACCAGAGGGTGACAGTTAAACCAGGGAGCTCGGCTGAGCTGCCATGCCTGGTTCAGTCCAACCTGGCCGTGGTGGTCTGGAAGCAGAACAGCAGCACCATGACCGAGGCCTCCAAGTTCCACCTGGTGGGTGAGACGGGTCTGCTCATTTACAGCGTGGCCCCAGAGGACCACGGCCTGTACGAGTGCTGGTCACTGGAGTGGGCCCCTGTTGCAGGGAAGAACTTCAGCCGCCTCCTGGCTGGGTATGTCCTAGACCTGGATGTCCCCAGGAGGCCTTCACCACGAGGCCACCCCCCTCAGACCGCCAGCACCCTCAGCTCCGCTCACCCCCACCACCAGTCCACCGCTGCCACTGAAG GTCCCAGTGATCTCCAAATTCACTGGCAGGTGAACGGGGCCCACCTGGAGACGCCCATCACAGAGTACCGCCACTCCTTGGTCCGGGGGGACCCCCATGGAGAGGTGCTGGTGAGCagctgggtgagagagagggcccTGGTCAAGGACTCCAGCTACCAATGTGTCGCTGCGTCCAGCGCAGGAAATGACACATCTAAAGTGGACCTCAACATCCTCAGTAGAG ATGAAGACAGTATTCCATCCAGAGATATGAGCCAATGGAGGAGTGCCCTCTCAGAACACGACAAACTGCTAAAGAGGTGGAAAAGAGCATGG GAAAGCTGTGAGGGTCAAGGTGCTCTCTGA
- the sema4d gene encoding semaphorin-4D isoform X2 — protein MVFGVLGVFLGLLLEVSTHGPHSIPRTSWKHEELKLVEFSEPGIFNYSTLLLSEDKDVLYVGAREAIFELRMTNVSIKNNKVQWKVPENHMTMCIVKGKSKETDCLNYIRVLQVLDDKRLYVCGTHAFQPICHYLSLKDFSLEGPPEDGRGKCSFDPSQSFTTVMVDGELYSGTSYNFLGSEPIISRYSLSQSLLRTEYSTSWLNEPSFVFADVIREGKNSADGEDDKIYYFFTEVSVEYEFFGKLLIPRIARVCKGDLGGQRTLQKKWTSFLKAKLVCSMPELNFVFNVVNDVFILKTADWRETVIYGVFTSQWGNVGLSAVCAYDMLSVENVFSKGKYMQKATVEQSHTKWVRYNGITPTPRPGACINNHHRLQNISSSLHLPDKTLQFVKDHPLLEDPVLPIGNGPKLITKDVSYTQIAVERVQALDNNVYDVIFTGTDKGLLHKSVVYDGLVHTVEEIQLLHKSEPIKTLLLSSQGTRSLYAGSDSGVVQSPTAFCDKYPSCSDCILTRDPYCAWDPDSSTCVNIFHTQGLTHRNLIQSLNGDADKCPSAPGLSVENYQRVTVKPGSSAELPCLVQSNLAVVVWKQNSSTMTEASKFHLVGETGLLIYSVAPEDHGLYECWSLEWAPVAGKNFSRLLAGYVLDLDVPRRPSPRGHPPQTASTLSSAHPHHQSTAATEAASSAVPPLSPVDTSSSLSTSGSSPSLPPSSTSSEGLGVCLLPPSLQDQAWGVQAQEAFLLFCLALGPSDLQIHWQVNGAHLETPITEYRHSLVRGDPHGEVLVSSWVRERALVKDSSYQCVAASSAGNDTSKVDLNILSRDEDSIPSRDMSQWRSALSEHDKLLKRWKRAWESCEGQGAL, from the exons AGCTCAAGTTGGTGGAGTTTTCTGAGCCCGGCATCTTTAACTATTCCACTCTGTTGTTGAGTGAGGATAAGGATGTGCTGTACGTGGGAGCGAGGGAGGCCATCTTTGAACTCCGCATGACCAATGTGTCAATCAAGAACAACAAG GTTCAATGGAAGGTCCCGGAAAACCACATGACGATGTGCATCGTAAAAGGAAAATCTAAAGAG ACAGACTGTCTAAACTACATCCGGGTGTTACAAGTGTTGGACGACAAGCGACTGTATGTCTGTGGGACACATGCCTTTCAGCCCATCTGTCACTACCTA TCCCTAAAGGATTTCAGTCTGGAGGGTCCACCGGAGGACGGGAGAGGGAAATGTTCCTTTGACCCATCTCAGAGCTTCACAACGGTCATGGTTG ATGGAGAACTTTACTCTGGAACGTCATATAACTTCTTAGGAAGTGAGCCGATCATCTCCAGATATTCTCTTTCACAGAGTCTGTTGCGGACAGAGTATTCAACATCTTGGCTGAACG AACCCAGTTTTGTTTTTGCTGATGTCATCAGAGAGGGGAAGAACAGTGCAGATGGCGAGGACGATAAGATCTACTACTTCTTCACTGAGGTGTCTGTGGAGTACGAGTTCTTTGGCAAGCTGCTCATCCCCAGGATAGCACGCGTCTGTAAG GGTGATCTGGGGGGCCAACGGACGCTACAGAAGAAATGGACCAGTTTCCTGAAGGCCAAGCTGGTGTGTTCCATGCCAGAGCTCAACTTCGTGTTCAACGTGGTTAATGACGTGTTCATACTGAAGACTGctgactggagagagactgtCATCTACGGAGTGTTCACATCCCAGTG GGGAAACGTAGGCCTGTCTGCAGTGTGTGCCTACGACATGTTGTCAGTAGAAAATGTGTTCTCCAAGGGGAAATACATGCAGAAAGCCACAGTGGAACAGTCTCACACCAAGTGGGTGAGGTACAACGGGATCACCCCCACCCCTCGCCCAGGAGCT TGCATCAACAACCACCACCGTCTCCAGAACATCAGCAGCTCTCTCCACTTGCCTGACAAGACCCTGCAGTTTGTTAAGGACCATCCCTTACTGGAAGACCCTGTCCTTCCCATTGGCAACGGGCCCAAACTCATCACCAAGGACGTCAGCTACACCCAGATTGCTGTGGAGAGGGTGCAGGCGCTGGACAACAACGTATATGACGTCATATTTACTGGGACCG ATAAAGGTCTTCTGCATAAATCTGTGGTGTATGACGGGCTGGTCCATACAGTGGAAGAGATTCAGCTTCTCCACAAATCTGAGCCTATCAAGACCTTGCTTCTGTCATCACAAGGG ACGAGGTCCCTGTACGCTGGCTCGGACTCGGGCGTGGTGCAGTCTCCTACTGCGTTCTGTGACAAGTACCCATCCTGTTCAGACTGTATCTTGACCCGGGACCCTTACTGTGCCTGGGACCCAGACTCTTCCACCTGTGTCAACATCTTCCACACCCAGGGCCTCACACACCG GAACTTGATCCAGAGCCTTAACGGTGATGCAGACAAGTGTCCCTCAG cgCCAGGGCTCTCTGTGGAGAACTACCAGAGGGTGACAGTTAAACCAGGGAGCTCGGCTGAGCTGCCATGCCTGGTTCAGTCCAACCTGGCCGTGGTGGTCTGGAAGCAGAACAGCAGCACCATGACCGAGGCCTCCAAGTTCCACCTGGTGGGTGAGACGGGTCTGCTCATTTACAGCGTGGCCCCAGAGGACCACGGCCTGTACGAGTGCTGGTCACTGGAGTGGGCCCCTGTTGCAGGGAAGAACTTCAGCCGCCTCCTGGCTGGGTATGTCCTAGACCTGGATGTCCCCAGGAGGCCTTCACCACGAGGCCACCCCCCTCAGACCGCCAGCACCCTCAGCTCCGCTCACCCCCACCACCAGTCCACCGCTGCCACTGAAG ccGCCTcctctgctgttcctcctctctctcctgttgacaCTTCCTCATCCCTGTCCACCTCGGGAAgtagtccctctctccctccttcctccacctcctctgagGGGTTAGGGGTGTGCCTGCTGCCCCCATCCCTTCAAGACCAGGCTTGGGGGGTTCAGGCTCAGGAGGCCTTCCTGCTCTTCTGTCTGGCCTTGG GTCCCAGTGATCTCCAAATTCACTGGCAGGTGAACGGGGCCCACCTGGAGACGCCCATCACAGAGTACCGCCACTCCTTGGTCCGGGGGGACCCCCATGGAGAGGTGCTGGTGAGCagctgggtgagagagagggcccTGGTCAAGGACTCCAGCTACCAATGTGTCGCTGCGTCCAGCGCAGGAAATGACACATCTAAAGTGGACCTCAACATCCTCAGTAGAG ATGAAGACAGTATTCCATCCAGAGATATGAGCCAATGGAGGAGTGCCCTCTCAGAACACGACAAACTGCTAAAGAGGTGGAAAAGAGCATGG GAAAGCTGTGAGGGTCAAGGTGCTCTCTGA
- the LOC135563861 gene encoding semaphorin-4D-like, with amino-acid sequence HRETPPTNFSPSQLHRPHLTTTHSQRLVITNHAPQQQQHRHAPAQAPSPQLQRLPLPETRDPATEYLQHDNSSTFLFLFLLFFLLFLAALVYNCYMQYLPGPCLRLRAALLGSQKKPQPDYLACEAGLMEPVTVDKLDVKDQIRLTQNGVQLRALRDTGYETEPECSNGKVPSRSYGGEDSPSKEKPFDVDCDSQPIEYADADQEASPY; translated from the coding sequence CACCGTGAGACCCCTCCCACTAACTTCAGCCCCTCCCAGCTCCACCGCCctcacctcaccaccacccacTCACAGCGCCTCGTCATCACTAACCACGCCCCCCAGCAGCAGCAACACCGCCATGCTCCAGCCCAAGCTCCTTCCCCCCAGCTCCAGCGCCTCCCGCTCCCAGAGACCCGGGACCCTGCGACAGAGTACCTCCAACACGACAACAGCAGtactttcctcttcctcttcctcctgttcttcctcctcttcctggcTGCCCTGGTCTACAACTGTTACATGCAGTACCTACCGGGGCCGTGTCTTCGTCTTCGTGCGGCTCTGCTGGGAAGCCAGAAGAAGCCCCAACCTGACTATTTAGCCTGCGAGGCCGGCCTCATGGAGCCAGTCACAGTAGACAAGCTGGACGTAAAGGATCAGATCCGCCTGACTCAGAACGGGGTACAGCTCCGAGCCCTGAGGGACACCGGCTATGAGACCGAGCCAGAGTGTAGCAACGGCAAGGTCCCCTCTCGCAGCTACGGGGGAGAAGACAGTCCTTCTAAAGAGAAGCCCTTTGACGTGGACTGTGACTCTCAGCCTATTGAATATGCAGACGCAGATCAAGAAGCATCACCGTACTAA
- the rad1 gene encoding cell cycle checkpoint protein RAD1 encodes MPLSTQSQTEGDNYVLVASLDNVRNLSNILKAITFKDHAIFNATPNGLKVTVEDSKCLQANAFIQAEIFQEFTIREDSVGFQVNLTVLLDCLTIFGGSTVPGVATALRMCYNGYGYPLTLFLEEGGVVTVCKINTQEPEEPIDFEFCSTNVTNKVILQSESLKEAFSELDMTSEVLQITMSPSQPYFRLSTFGNSGNAHYDYPKDSDMMELFQCTKTQTNRYKMSLLKPSTKALALSCKVSVRTDSRGFLSLQYLVRNDDGQICFVEYYCCPDEEVEEE; translated from the exons ATGCCCTTGTCTACTCAGTCTCAGACTGAAGGTGACAACTACGTCCTTGTAGCTAGTCTGGACAATGTCCGGAATCTGTCCAACATCTTGAAAGCTATCACCTTCAAAGATCATGCAATTTTCAATGCCACACCAAACGGGTTGAAAGTCACTGTGGAGGACTCTAAATGTCTGCAAGCCAATGCCTTCATTCAG GCTGAGATCTTCCAGGAGTTTACCATCAGAGAGGACTCAGTGGGGTTTCAGGTCAATCTGACCGTTCTTCTGGACTGTCTCACCATCTTCGGGGGAAGCACAGTACCAG GAGTGGCCACTGCCTTGCGGATGTGCTACAACGGATATGGCTACCCCCTGACCCTGTTCCtagaggagggtggtgtggtgacGGTGTGTAAGATCAACACCCAGGAGCCAGAGGAGCCCATAGACTTTGAGTTCTGCAGCACCAATGTGACTAATAAAGTCATCCTGCAGTCGGAGAGTCTGAAGGAGGCCTTCTCTGAGCTGGACATGACCAGTGAGGTCCTGCAGATCACCATGTCTCCCAGTCAGCCATACTTTAG GTTGTCTACCTTTGGGAATTCTGGGAATGCCCATTATGATTACCCAAAAGATTCTGACATGATGGAGCTGTTTCAGTGCACAAAGACTCAGACTAACAG GTACAAGATGTCTCTCCTGAAGCCGTCCACCAAGGCCCTGGCTCTATCCTGCAAGGTCTCGGTGaggacagacagcagagggttccTGTCTTTGCAGTACTTGGTCAGGAATGATGATGGACAGATCTGCTTCGTTGAATACTACTGCTGTCCGGATGAGGAAGTGGAAGAGGAGTAG
- the bxdc2 gene encoding ribosome biogenesis protein BRX1 homolog — protein sequence MSALKRKRGGKGPGGKAKKVKLVENGNKPQTTDMEQNKEIAVPAPVSMGKWRNKERVLVFSSRGINFRTRHLMQDLRTMMPHTKADTKMDRKDKLFVINEVCEIKNCNKCLFFEAKKKQDLYMWVANVPHGPSAKFLVQNVHTLAELKMTGNCLKGSRPLLSFDPQFDTEPHYALLKELFIQTFSTPQYHPRSQPFVDHVFTFTITDNRIWFRNYQIIEEDASMVEIGPRFVLNLIKIFQGSFGGPTLFENPHFESPNTHRRVIRMATASRLREKQMVKELQKLKRTENKEAVTRDVTDDVFATPAEERPVHIELEAPAAKVVKKNKHKAFKRQRKQKR from the exons ATGTCGGCGCTCAAGAGAAAACGTGGAGGAAAGGGTCCAGGTGGAAAAGCAAAGAAAGTGAAATTAGTAGAAAATGGAAATAAACCCCAAACTACAGATATGGAGCAGAACAAAGAAATCGCCGTCCCAGCACCCGTGTCAATG GGTAAGTGGAGAAACAAAGAGCGAGTTCTTGTATTCTCTTCAAGGGGCATCAACTTCAGAACACGACATTTGATGCAGGACCTCAGGACAATGATGCCACACACGAAAGCAG ACACAAAAATGGACAGAAAGGACAAACTCTTCGTCATAAACGAGGTGTGTGAAATCAAGAACTGCAACAAATGCTTATTCTTTGAAGCAAAGAAAAAGCAGGATCTCTATATGTG GGTTGCAAATGTTCCCCACGGGCCATCTGCGAAGTTCTTGGTTCAGAATG tccacacacTCGCCGAACTCAAAATGACAGGGAACTGTCTGAAGGGATCCAGACCACTGCTGTCGTTTGATCCT CAATTTGACACGGAGCCTCATTATGCGCTGCTGAAGGAGCTCTTTATCCAG acaTTTTCAACTCCCCAGTACCACCCCAGGAGCCAGCCCTTTGTGGACCATGTCTTCACGTTCACCATAACAGACAACAGGATATGGTTCAGAAACTATCAG ATCATTGAGGAAGATGCATCGATGGTAGAAATTGGACCTCGCTTCGTCCTGAACCTCATCAAAATATTCCAGGGGAGCTTCGGCGGCCCCACACTCTTTGAGAACCCACACTTCGAGTCTCCGAACACG CACCGGCGTGTGATCCGCATGGCCACCGCCTCCAGGCTGAGGGAGAAACAGATGGTCAAGGAGCTCCAGAAGCTGAAGAGGACGGAGAACAAGGAGGCGGTGACCAGGGATGTGACAGATGACGTGTTTGCCACGCCGGCTGAGGAGAGGCCAGTCCACATTGAGCTGGAGGCTCCTGCAGCTAAAGTAGTGAAGAAGAACAAACACAAGGCTTTCAAACGACAGAGGAAGCAGAAGCGTTAG